TCATGGATGGTCGGGCGGATGTGGGGCTGCGGCAGCTGCGGTGTCTCGTGGCGATCCTCGACGAAGGCGGATTCACCGACGCGGCAGCCGTGCTCGGCGTCTCCCAGGCAGCTGTCTCCCGCACCCTCGCCTCACTCGAACGCGCCCTGGGCGTAAGGCTGTTGAGACGGACCTCCCGGGTGGTGACCCCGACCGCGACCGGGCTGCGGGTGGCGGCGCACGCCAGGCGGGTGCTCGGCGAGGTGGAGACCCTGGTGCAGGAGGCCGCCTCGGGCCACACCCGGCTGCGGATCGGCTACGCCTGGTCGGCCCTCGGTCGGCACACCCTCGCCTTCCAGCGCCAGTGGGCGGCGCAGCGCCCGGAGACGGAGCTTCAGCTGGTGCGGGTGAACTCCGCGAGCGCCGGGCTGGCCGAGGGCGCCTGCGACCTGTCGGTGGTGCGCCGGCCGCCCGGGGACCGGCGGTTCGACTCGGCGATCGTGGGGCTGGAGCGGCGGCTGTGCGCCCTGGCCGCCGACGATCCCCTGGCCCGGCGCCGCTCCGTGCGCCTCGCCGACCTCGGCGGGCGGAGGCTCCTCATCGACCGCCGTACCGGCACCACCACCCCCGACCTGTGGCCGGCCGACGCGCGCCCCGCCACGGAGGAGACCCATGACGTCGACGACTGGCTGACGGTGATCGCGACCGGCCGCAGCGTCGGGGTGACCGCCGAGGCGACCGCCAACCAGTACCCGCGCCCCGGGGTCGTCTACCGGCCGGTGCGCGACGCGGAGCCCGTCGCCGTGCGCCTCATGTGGTGGCGCGACGATCCGCATCCCGCGACACAGGCCGTGGTGGAGCTGCTCACCGCGCTGTACCGCATGCCGTGAGCCAGGAACGTTGAACCGCGACCGCGAAGCGTCGGGAGTTCGCCTGGAAGCCGTCGGTTTGGCTACGATCGGAGGAGGTTCACCGACGTGGGTGTTTCGAGGTTGCTGGGGGTTGGGATGGTTGCTGGTCGTGTGGTGCGCTTCGACAGCCAGCGGGGTTACGGGTTCATCGCGCCCGACGACGGCGGGGAGGATGTCTTCCTGCACGTCAACGACATGCTGATGCCCGAGTCGCAGGTGCGCCGGGGCATCGTGGTGGAGTTCGAGATCGAGGACGGTGAGCGCGGCCCGAAGGCGTCCGGGGTGCGGCTCGCGCGAGGCGAGGACGGCAAGCCGCTCACCGCCGACGACGACGTCCTGTGCGATGTGCTCAGCACGGAGGAGTTCACCCGGGACGTCACGGAGGCGCTGCTGACGGCGGCGCCCTCGCTCACCGGCGAACAGATCGTCCAGGTCCGCGCCGGGCTGGCGCAGTTCGCGAAGAACCACGGCTGGGTCGAGGGCTGACCTCACCGGCCGAAAGCGGTGGCGGTGGGGGAGTGTCACTCCCCCACCGCCACCGCTTTCGGCTGCGCAGGGTCCTTGACCTGCTGCTTCACCTCGCCGAACGCCGAATCGCCGTGCTCGCCGACCCCGTTGTCAGTGCCCTGTCCTACAGTTCCCGTCACTTGATCACTGCGGGTGCGGGGAGGCACGTATGGGGTGGGTGTCGGCTGGCGACTACGAGGTCGCTCTCGACGACGGCAAGGTGGTGTGCCGCAATGCGGCCGGGCGGCGGTTGAAGTCCGTGCCGCCCAAGATCGCCGATGATCCGGCGGTGGTGGGACTGCGTCAGCTCACCGAGTGGCTGGAGCGGCACGAACGCCGGTGCCTGGCCGACGTGGAGCGGTGGATGGTGCGTTCGCTGCCGGTGCCGTTCGCCGTCGTCGCCCGCGTGTGGCCCGACCCGGCCTGGCAGGCCGCGCTGCGCGATCTCGTGGTCACCGGAGCCGACGGCGAGGTGGCCGGATTCCTGCGGGACGCCGACCCCGAGCGCGGCCTCGGCCTGGTCGACCTCGACGGCGACACCGTGCGCATCGCCCCCGACCTGGTCCGCCTCCCGCATCCGGTGCTCCTCGAAGACCTGGAGGAGCTGCGGGAGTTCGCCGTCGAGCTCGGCGTGGAGCAGCGCGCCCAGCAGCTCTTCCGCGAGGTGTGGCGCAGGCCCGCCGCGCTAGACGCCGAGAGCACGACCGTCGAGGACTATGCGGGCGGGGCCTTCAAGGAACAGCGGTTCCTGCACGGCCGCGTCACCCAGCTCGGCTACCGCGTGCGCGGCGGCCAGGCCGTCCTCTCCGTCCTGGAGGACGGCCGCACCGTCGAGGCCCGGGTATGGGTCGGCGACTACGAGGGCTACGAGGAGACGGAGACCGGCCCCCTGACGTTCACCGACTCCGCAGGACGGGCGCTGAAGCTCGGTCAGATCGGGCCGGTGGCCTGGTCGGAGGGCATGCGCATGGCGGCCGCGCTGTACGCCGGACGTGACATCGAGGACGAGGAGCGGGCGGCATGACGACCTACGACGAGACCACTGCGGGCACGCTCCTGGACGCGGGTGCCGTGCTGCCCTCCGGGGCCACGACCCGCGAGGACGCCGACACCCTCACCGTCCGCACGTACACCCATCCCGCGCTGGACGACCGGCGGATCGTCCGGCTCGTGCCGGGGACCCTCGGCGAGGCCGAGGATCTCGCGCTGGACTTCCTGGGCCTGGCCCGGGAGCCGGAGACCCCCGAGGTCGGGCAGGTACGCCGGGAGACGCTCGGGTTCCCCGCCTGGGCGCTGGTCAACGACCCGGCGAACGGGCACCACGCGCTGGCGCTGGTCAAGGACGTCGAGCGGCTCGCGCGGCAGGCCAAGTCCCGTCCCGGCACCGCCAAGGACGGCTTCGAGGAGCTCGGCGACCGGCTCGGCCGGGCCGTCCCGCACTTCCTGCCCACCTTCTACGAGCAGGCGGCCCGCGTCTTCCTCCAGCACGAGAACACGACGTACGCGGCCGCCTTCTTCGGCAAGGCCCGCGAGGCGGAGCGGGTGCACGCGCTGGTCGTGGACGAGGAGCGGCAGCGTGCCGTCTTCCTGGAGTTCGCCTTCGCCGGGGCGCTGACGGTCAAGGCGCTGAAGGAGCACGTCAAGGCGCTCGCGGCACGCCTCAGCCCGGCTCAGGCCTGGGCGCAGTTCCGGCAGTTGACCGTGGAGCGCTGCGCGGCCGGCATGCCGCCGTACGCGTCGCTGCCGCAGGACGCACGGGGGCTGATCAAGGCGGCGGGTCTCGACCGGGTCACCGAGGAGTGCGCCCTGGTCGCCGATCTGCTCGCCTCGCCGGCGGCGGTCCGGGCGCCCGGGTCCTTCTGGAACTCCTACCGGGCCACGCTCGCCGTCCTCGCCGAGCAGCAGCCGGCCGTGCGGGCACGGCTCTTGGAGATCATGCCGGCCGGTCTGGGCCGGGGCGTCGAGGACGACGAGTCCTGGCTGACGCTGCTCGTGGAGTGCGGCGCGGATCTGCTGCTCACGGGCGAGGCCGGCGCGGCGGCGGACGACGTCGACGCGGCGGACTGGCTCGGCCGTTGGGCCCTGCACCGCAAGCACGGCGGCTCTGTCTCCCAGCGCTCCGTGGCGAACCTCGCGCTCGTGGAGCGGATGGCGCCCCGGCTGTGCGCGCAGGGCCGCCCCGTCGACCTGTTCACCGGCCGCTGGAACGCCGGCGCCGACCTCGATCTGCTGGACCTGTGCGTGGCGCAGGGCGTGCCGCTGAAGCTGCCCGCCGCCGACCAGGTCGTGTACCTCTCCCTGGGCCGCTGGCTGACCGAGAGCAGGCCCGGACGGCGCGACCTGACGGCCACCGCGGCGGACCCACGGCTGCGCCGGCTGCTGTACGCCGACATCGGCACCCTCAGCGGTCACCGCATCGAATCCGGGGTGCTGAAGGGCCTGGCCGCCCATCCCGTACTCGCCGACGTGCTGCGCGAGTGGCTGGACCTCGCGGCCGAGGAGCTGACCGCGGCGGCCGGTCTGCCCGCCGCGCGCGGGGCGCTCGAACGACTGCGGCCCTTCCGTACGGTGGCCGCGCAGGTCAGTCCGGCCGCCGTCGCCCGGGTCGCCGCGCACCAGGTCGCGCCGCTGCTCGGCCACACCCTTCGCGCCGGGATCCTGGACGAGCTGGGCTGGCCCGCCCTCGACGAGGCGCTGCGCCGGCTCGACGCCGAGACCGCGCGCGACCGCGACGACACGCTGTCCGTCGGCGAGGCCTGGCCCGCGCTGATCCTCGCCCGTCGCCACAAGGTGATCGTCGTGGGCCCCGACGAGATCCTGCTGGAGCACGACCTGCGCCTACCCGTCGAGCTGGACCGCTGGCAGCGCCCCAGCTTCCGCTACACCGACGG
This window of the Streptomyces sp. NBC_01275 genome carries:
- a CDS encoding LysR family transcriptional regulator; this translates as MDGRADVGLRQLRCLVAILDEGGFTDAAAVLGVSQAAVSRTLASLERALGVRLLRRTSRVVTPTATGLRVAAHARRVLGEVETLVQEAASGHTRLRIGYAWSALGRHTLAFQRQWAAQRPETELQLVRVNSASAGLAEGACDLSVVRRPPGDRRFDSAIVGLERRLCALAADDPLARRRSVRLADLGGRRLLIDRRTGTTTPDLWPADARPATEETHDVDDWLTVIATGRSVGVTAEATANQYPRPGVVYRPVRDAEPVAVRLMWWRDDPHPATQAVVELLTALYRMP
- a CDS encoding cold-shock protein, with the protein product MVAGRVVRFDSQRGYGFIAPDDGGEDVFLHVNDMLMPESQVRRGIVVEFEIEDGERGPKASGVRLARGEDGKPLTADDDVLCDVLSTEEFTRDVTEALLTAAPSLTGEQIVQVRAGLAQFAKNHGWVEG
- a CDS encoding DUF4132 domain-containing protein, which gives rise to MGWVSAGDYEVALDDGKVVCRNAAGRRLKSVPPKIADDPAVVGLRQLTEWLERHERRCLADVERWMVRSLPVPFAVVARVWPDPAWQAALRDLVVTGADGEVAGFLRDADPERGLGLVDLDGDTVRIAPDLVRLPHPVLLEDLEELREFAVELGVEQRAQQLFREVWRRPAALDAESTTVEDYAGGAFKEQRFLHGRVTQLGYRVRGGQAVLSVLEDGRTVEARVWVGDYEGYEETETGPLTFTDSAGRALKLGQIGPVAWSEGMRMAAALYAGRDIEDEERAA